Part of the Fusobacterium sp. IOR10 genome is shown below.
AAAACAAAAAAATAAACTTTTTGAATTTTAAACTTGGAGAAGGTGATTTTTTGAATATAAGAATAAAAAGAATTTTTTATATTTTTTTTGTAATATCAGCAGTAACTTTTGCAATAAGTTCTAAATACAAAGTTAATTACAGTGATTCTTCCTCTGGAAAGCTTGATATAAATATAGCAACTAAATCTCAAATGCTAAATGCTGGAGTTGCTCAAAGCTATGTTTATAAAATTTTGGAATTTAGAGATTCAGTTGGTAGAATATGTGATATTGATGATTTAGATAGAGTTAGCGGAATTGGTAAAAGTACTTGTAATAAATTAAAAAAATATTTTTTAATAGATAAACTTCCAGAATATAAACTTTTACATATAAATAGTGCAACTGATGACACTTTAAAATATTATGGTTTAAGTAAGAAACAAATTAAAATTCTTAG
Proteins encoded:
- a CDS encoding helix-hairpin-helix domain-containing protein encodes the protein MNIRIKRIFYIFFVISAVTFAISSKYKVNYSDSSSGKLDINIATKSQMLNAGVAQSYVYKILEFRDSVGRICDIDDLDRVSGIGKSTCNKLKKYFLIDKLPEYKLLHINSATDDTLKYYGLSKKQIKILREYLEENDLILDNRGIKKILTKEQYEKYKDIIRYN